The nucleotide sequence GCTTCTTTGCCCAATTGCAGGGTAACCTTAGGGGTGGTTAGTCAAGTCGGGTGGGGGACCAAGTCCGAGGTGGCCCTGGCCAGCAGGTGGCAGCACAGGCTGCCCCCAGAACTGTGGAGCTGGAGGACGGGCcctgcccctggctggctcaccaGGTCGGCTCCTACTCCCCACTCGCCCTGGCCCAGCCCCCCACAGCGAAAGAGCAGCTGAGGACAGTGGCAGCTGTGAACTGGCTGCGAAACGGAGACCAAGGAGCCCCTACCCCAAACAGGCCCGACCGCCACACTGCTGCCCAGGGCCCATATGGTGGGGATCCCATGAGGCCCTAGAAAGGAGgcggcagggaagagggagcTCCAAAGGGGCCCCCAGGGCTTTCTGAGAGGAACTGAACGGCTAGGCCCGTTCAGCCTACGGAAGCTCAGAGGAAGGGCAGCTGAGGGGAGAGACTGGAGagaaactggggtgggggggggggcacgttCTTCTGGGCTCCTGCCCACCCCCGGCCGGCATCCACACCTCCCCCTAGCGCAGGATGGGGCTGGGCTAAGTACTAGGCTCCACCCCCCAGGCCCGAAAGACCCTAGACGCTGGGGGTGGGGCTCTGCCACCTAggagctcctccctctccctgtcgcCTCCCCACGGGCCCATCCCAGGCCTGCGAGGAAGCCAAGTAGACAGGGCGGCAAGGGAGTTGTTCTGGGAACAGGACGGGATGGGCACAGCAGGGCGACTGCCTCCCGACTGCAGTCCCTTCTTAGAGAAAGCGAAGCAGAAAGGACGGAGGCCCCCACAGCCTGGCTTCTGGGCACCACATCTGCCCGGAAGGGGACACACTACTCCAAGACTCACGGCAGGCCGAAACCCTAGTTTTATTTCAGCATCAGCAACGTCTTAGccatcacaaaaataaactctaccaAGGGCGACAGAAGTCTCTACAGCGAGGCTAAGGGCTCAGCCGCCAAGTGGCGAACATCAGGGGTGCATGGCGGGCACTGCCCGGGCAATAAGTTAGGAAGCGGCAgggctggtggtggtggcggtgggggCCGGGGCCTCACTTCTGGGCCGGCACGAGGTCGTCGATGGCCTGGCCTTGCTCCAGCCGCTGCTCCATCTCGATGAGCAGCTTCACGCCGTCCACCACCATCTGCACCAGCTCCACCTCCGAGAAGCCCAGGCGGTCCGCGTTGGAGACGTCGAAGACGCCCCCCACAGCAGCTGTGTCCACACCACCTGGGGAGATGACCAGGTCAGCAGGAGTCGGGTGGGGGGCTGCCCCAGAGGGAGGACTGCCGGCAGCCGCTGCCCCACTCACCGGTGCCTCGTTTCTGAAGCCGCAGCCGCTTGAGCACCTCCGGGAACTTCTCATGCTTGCCCAGGTGGGGCAGCTTGATGTGCACACCTGCCCGCAGGCCTGTGCCCAGGTTGGATGGGCAGGTGAGGATGTACCCCAGGTGAGGGTTCCACATGAATTCGTAATTCTTCGACTTGAAGAGTGTTTCAATCTGGAGTTTGAGAAGTGGGAGAGGTGAGCCCTAGCTGAGAGCCCCCCACCAAGGGATTAGCTGGGACCTGAGGGCCCAGGGGGACCCAGGGGGAACACCCACTCCCTGCCTGAGCTCTGGAGTTTGGCCCtggcccctccctggccccaaACCCCACTTGTGCCCACCCAGCTTGGGGTGGTCAGGCCTGACCTGGGTGAGGCCATTGCAGAAGCGAGTGAACACCTCCTTCATGTTGCCCCCTTTCTGCATGGAGATGACGCGCAGGTGGTCTTCCTCGTTGATCCACACCAGGAAGGTCTTATTGTCATtgtgcctgggggaggggcccagtCAGGCCTCCTCCTTGGACTATGGTCTTAGGACACATCCAGAATAAAGCTCTAGGGGGACCCCAGGCCCCAGGAACTCTCCAAGTCCCCGAGGTGCTCAATCCAGCTGTCCCCAGAAGCCTGAGCTGCGCCCCGCCCTGCCAGTCCCGTGCCCCGCgtctgaggggtgggggagggcggagGGCCCCACCTAGGCGGTCAGGGGCGGAGGGAAGTGGCGTATCTGGACGTTGAAACCGCCCTTCGCAGGCAGCGCAGGCCCGAGGCTGTAAccttcccccagcccccgctGGGACGCGTCTGCGTCACCCGGCACCTGGCAAAGTCCCggtggagaaggagaggagaaaggagacagaaaacacGAAGCTCCAGCTCCCAAGAGGAGGGTGCAGGAGAGAAGCCAGCGCCACCCGTCGGCCCCTTCTAAGCTCCCCCGAGGCCTGAGCCGCCTCCAGCTGGAGTCCCTCTCACGTACCTGCGCGGTCAAGGTCACCTGCGAGGCGGCCCGGAGGAACCAAACCTGTCCCAGGAGTGcggcccctccctcttcctcctcggcggcggcggcgtggggggagggccaaagggaggggaaagggggacccgcgggaggggaaggggggcacGCACCAAATACCGCGGGCGTCTGGCCAGTCACGGGCCATGCCCGAGGCCAGCAGCAGGGGCGACACGGGCTTATCGAAGAGGAAGTGGTCGTCGATGAGCTGCTGCTGCTCCGCCTCGGTCATGCTCTTGAGAGCGTAGTAGCGGCCGGCCAGGTCCCCGTCCAGGCTCGACAGAGCTGCAGAGGCGCACGCTCAGGAGGACACACACGGGCCCCGGCCCCCACGCCCGCCCGGCTTTGTGTGAGCCCGGTCCAGGCGTTGGTCCGAGACCGCGACCTCGCTGGGCCTTGGGCCTCCGTCCCCCCGGGAAACCGGACACGGCGCGCAGATAAGAGCGTGGCAGCGGCGGCTCGGGTGACTGGGGTGACTGATACCCcggaccgggggggggggggggggagggggcagccggCCGGCCCGACCCCTACCTTCCACCGCGAGCTTCTCGATGGCGCGGCGCTCCCCGCGGCTGCAGTGCGGGGGAAGGCAGAAGCCGCGGATGCTGCGACCCGTGCGCACCCGCGAGCTCAGCACGTAATTGGGGTCCAGGTCGTCGCCGCCCTGGGGGCGGAGCCGGGGTGAGCGCCGGGAGACCCCTCCCCAAGCCCGCCCCGCCACCTGGGGCCGCCCCGCACCTGCAGGTTGTCGGGGTTGAGGTCGGTCTTGTGCTCGTCGCTGGGCTTGTAGCCGCCGTGCCGGTCCTCAATGATGGGGTCGAAGAGCTCCTTGAACACGTCATAGGACTCCTCGTCGCCTGCCACGCAGCCCACGGTCATGATGTAGGGGTGGCCTGGGGGGACGCGAGATGGGGCAGTGACGTCACTGCCAGGCCTAGGTGAGCGCGTCAGGACCCTGCAGCTGCGCCCGGGAAGGGGGACGGCGGAACCCCGGCCCGAGCGGGGTTCTGGGGGAGGCGCTGGACCCTAGCCCCACGGAGATTTCTTGCGGATCAGAACCCGCACCCTGACCCCGGGACCAAGGTGCACGTACCCGGGTTGTCCACGCCGGTCTGGATGACGTCGTCCAGCGTGAAGCCGCTTGGCGTGCTCTTGGCGCGCAGGTCCGCGTACAGCTCGGGGGTCAGCACCTTGGCCATGTGGTTGTTGTGGCCGCTGAGGTCGGGGAACTCGTCCTCGGCCGGGAAGCGCAGCTTCAACGTGTTGTGGCTGTTGGAGAAGGgcatggcggcggcggcggcggctgcgagCTGCGGGGAGATTCGGGGGTCAGGGAGGACCCGGCGCACCGTGCCCCTCGGGGACGCGCAGGCCGCGCGGGGCCTCGCTGCCCGGGCTCCTGGTCACCCTGGGACGCGGCCAAGGTCAGCGGGGTCCGCAGCTCGCGCAGGGCGTTCCCGCACCGCCCGGGACCCCAGGCCCCGCCGGCGCGCGCTCCAGGCGGCGGACCCCGGTGTGCGGGACTCTGCGGCCCACAAGCCCCTTCGTGCGCAGCAGCGCCCCCGCCCCAGCGCCCCGGCGGCCTCCGCCCGTCCTCCGGCCCACTCACCGGGTGGCCGGGCGGGGCAGGGGCTCTCCGTCCGTGGGCAGCTCCGGGCGCGGCGCAGGCGAACAGCCGCGGCTCCGCGCTCCCGCGGCTCTTAAGGGGCGCGACGCGGGCCGCCCATTGGCCGCTATTTATAGCCCATTCATTCCATTGGCCCGCGCTGCGGGGTGGTGCCGCCGCTTTGTCCGCCGCCCGCAGCCCCCGACAACCCCCCCAGGCCGCCCACCCCTGCTGTCTCCTCGCCGGGACCCCGCGCAGCCCGCCCACCCCGCCCGGCGTCCGCCCAGGACCCCGCGGCCGAAACCTCAAGCCTTTGGACGTGCTGGAAGTTCCCTCCCACGCTGCCTCCGGgcgggaaactgaggcagggagccGCGGGGCACTTGAAGGCGCTCGGGCTCCTCTGCAGCCGGGCTCTGACCTTCCCCGGTCCCGCCGGGGCCCGCGGCCGTCACGACGAGGGGCCAGGCGTGAACGTTCCGCGCTCCCGCAGCAGGTactcaccctcccccaccccacccccgccccgtccGAGCCGGCCAGGAGCCGCCGACCTTCCTCAAGGTGTCCGGAGGCATCTCCCGGGCAATGTTGGTGCAGAGCGAGGGCGCGCCGGGAGGCGCAGTCTGGCTGCGGTCCAGCGGGGCGGCTCCCGCGGTaccttgaccttgggcaagtgccCCGACTCCGGGGGACCCGAGCCAGAGACCCCCGGCCCAGCCCTTCCTGGGAGATGAGAGAACAACATGGCTCTGGAGGCCACCGGGGTTGCACAGCCTCAGAGCCTCCAGACCCCAGCCTTGGCCCCTTTCCACCGGGGACAGGGTCAtctcaccaccccacccccaaaggcAGGCCCCAGAGACTCTCGGCAAAGATGGGAGGAAACACGAACAAACAATAAGCATGtgtgacatttaaaaacaaacaaaacccaaaaccgcCCCTCACTAAAAATCAGAATCATCCAAATTAAAACTAGGACTATACCTTCCTTCCACTGCCCCAAATACACCCAGATGGCAAAAATGTGAAAGACTGACACCAGCCAGGGCTGGCTACGGGCTGGAATGTGGATAGACAGGCCTTCACACACTGCTCAACTGTGAACGGCTACATCCTTTTTGGAAGGTAATTTGGcagtatattaaaattaaaattgcttGTACttcatgacccagcaatcccccTTCTAGGAATCCAGCCTGTAGAAAGGACAGTCTCATTTCTCTTTGCGGATAGAGATGTGCAGTgggagaaacatacaaatgagcTTGGATAGAACTCGATGCCCATCACTTGGGGACTGGCCAGGGGTAGGAAGGCGCGTCCCCAGCATGGAGTATtacacagttattttaaaaaatgagttagaCCCCTAGTCATTGAGCCACCAGCAAGGACTCAGCAGCCTCCCCCTCAAACCCCTCACCTCTTGAAGATCCACCTGCCTTCTCCCAGGAGGCCTTCTGTCGGCCATTTCCACCGAGGAAAAGGAATCCTGTCCTATGTCTGCCCTCCAGAACCTCCACTCTTCTGAACCCTTTGCTAATGCACATAAGAGTAATGATCTGATTCCTGCTGGCACTGCGGGTCACATCCATAAGAGCATTCAACAGAGAAAGGGCAGGAAGACCCTTCCTACTTCCAAGTCACCAATGATTACAAGAGAAAGAACTTAATGAAGGTGTTTAAGAGGAAGCCTGCCTACAACGGTGATGCAACGAGCACCCGGAATACGGAGAAGTGATTCCGCTGCAGGCTGACCGTGCGAAAGCATGCACCAGTTCCTCACAGAGACCGGGCTGACTAAGGATGGCCAGCGGAAGTTGCGAGGCTgggctgttgttgttgttcatctttttttaagtaatctcagcCCACAACGtgaggctccaactcacaaccccgagatcaagggtcGCGTGCTCCATCGACCgagccagccgggcgccccaGTTTCATGGGTTTTAAGTGCTTTTGATTCACTGAAGCTTACATGAGGATTTCCTTGCAATGAGTAGAATTTCCCTTCTGTCCCTTATCGCAAGTTCAGAAACCTCGTGGCTTACATAATGTAACCATTGGGGTCTGCTTTTAGCTTGGAGTAATGCAATTCCTGCCTGCGGTCAAATGAAGagaaaggggcgtctgggtggttcagtcggttaaacctctgactcttgatttcagctcaggtcatgacctcgagGTGGTGAGATCAGGCTCCAAAGCAAGACAGGCTCTTTGCCCGCAGTGTGGGGGGCTCTagagtctctctcccttgccctctgccctccccccactcacgtggcctctttaaataaataaattacatcttttttttttttaaaggtatttatttgtttgtttacctgagagagagagcacaagtggtgcgGAAGgggggggcaagcaggctccccgctgagcagagatcggaatgtggggctggatcccgggaccccgagattgtgacctgagccaaaggcagaggcctaacccactgagccacccaggcgtcccagtaaataaaatcttttttattttttaatgaaaaaaaggggaaaaaagtgaattGGAGCTTGTGTGTCCATGTCCACCATACACTGTCCTGTGaataaagcaggaaaggagaCGAAGCCTGTAGCACTGTGTGTGTCGCACAGCATCCCTGCAGGCTGCGAGGTGAACGTGGCGCCGCTGCCGGAAGGCTGGCCCCAAGCAAGCGGCCACCCGAACCAGAAGGAAACCAGAAGGAAATACTGGCGGATCGGGGAGGAGATGGGTGCTGCTGGGCAGGGGCGGGGCACAGGCAGCGCGAGCAATCCCAGTGTCTCTGGTGCCTCTGGGGAATGGGCACTGGAGCAAAAACCCAGAGGAGGAGCGAGTCCCTTCACCTCTGCCTACGTGCGCCGCCGCGGGGCCAGTGCCGGCAGGCAGTCCCTGCGCTCAGCCCCTTCCCTCGTGCGCCTTAGCATGCTTTGACCTGTTCCGTGTCGGCATTCTCTCAGGTACGTAAAACAAAGCAACGCGAAGTGGCAAATGGCCCCGGGCTGCCCAGATAGCAGGTGTCCCTTAAGACTGAAATTTCTGCGCACTGTGCTCGGGCAGCCCCTCCTCCAGTTTTAGAAATCATCTGCAGTTGCTCTCtttacctccccacccccagccacagcCTGATGGGCTCAAGTTTCTGTTTCTGGAAGTCTGGAGGCTGACTTGGCTTTCAGACATGGGGGTGGGGATGTGGAACTCTGGGCTTCTCAGAAGAACCCCCTCTCCACCCTCAGGCCACTATGGGCCTGGCCTACTGGGTGGAAGGCCGGAAAGtcttgctccctctcctccctagaGCTCGGCCCACACTGGCGAGGGGCAGTCCAGAGGTTTGGGGCTGCCCTGCTCAAGGTCAGGCCCCTGTGACCCTCCTGCCGGAGGCTCGAGCAGTCCTCGGCATTCGGACATGGGTGTTGTACCATGCTGCAGAGAAGTGAAGGGAGACCAGAGGTGGGAGACGGGAGAGACAGGTCAGAGGTCCAGCAAACCCTCAATGGTCCGGGAGTGCCCAGCCCTGGGCTAACTTAACCTGGAGCCCATCCTGG is from Mustela lutreola isolate mMusLut2 chromosome 7, mMusLut2.pri, whole genome shotgun sequence and encodes:
- the CKB gene encoding creatine kinase B-type; the encoded protein is MPFSNSHNTLKLRFPAEDEFPDLSGHNNHMAKVLTPELYADLRAKSTPSGFTLDDVIQTGVDNPGHPYIMTVGCVAGDEESYDVFKELFDPIIEDRHGGYKPSDEHKTDLNPDNLQGGDDLDPNYVLSSRVRTGRSIRGFCLPPHCSRGERRAIEKLAVEALSSLDGDLAGRYYALKSMTEAEQQQLIDDHFLFDKPVSPLLLASGMARDWPDARGIWHNDNKTFLVWINEEDHLRVISMQKGGNMKEVFTRFCNGLTQIETLFKSKNYEFMWNPHLGYILTCPSNLGTGLRAGVHIKLPHLGKHEKFPEVLKRLRLQKRGTGGVDTAAVGGVFDVSNADRLGFSEVELVQMVVDGVKLLIEMEQRLEQGQAIDDLVPAQK